From the Papaver somniferum cultivar HN1 chromosome 2, ASM357369v1, whole genome shotgun sequence genome, the window taaatctttttccatctacaacagaacaagatacaagattttcgcatatgctcagaaaatgaaaacttcattcgatgtgagaatattacagatatgagcttctgctcgaccttttccttttatgcaacctctattgcagatgagttactcaaaaatagtttctcgacatcccctatcttatgataggaggtgaacaggtctctgtttcaacaaacattcttggtggctccagagtccacccaccaatatctcacattggttattaaaataacttccgacatcatgccactgaactcgttctatttgtttcaactaaattagcattaactttctacttattaaggtttttacgttgtctacaatttactgccatgTGGCCAGGAATttacaaacataaaaaatcacctttaattaaagtaatgctagattcaggtttacgaaaaaTACATTTcttatgaagaccatgcttagagttgcgctCGATGTTTTCACCTTTGccagctttggaagatttgttttcaACCACATGCGCCTATTAGCCATATCCCTTGGAGATGACACCTTAATTCACAAACCACAATTCCGAAtcggaaagtaaaatatgagttttgaagataacatatatatatacaaacttcatttgaatcaccatttcaaaaaactcatggttaccccataaaaactacttcagttaacaacaaatttctgctcgtcagaatttttcaggaacatttctctgttttgtaaaatatcaaaaaaatacttttacaattccaaaaattctgaaattttacgtgggtatcTATAAAGGTGTCTACTACATTATTCCAAAGGGTTCGACAAAATTTCttttaggttaagagataaactcgaaactctacagctgaccaaaaattcgtttttttgtttttcactccacaattaacatccatgattattacaaattataatgtcttaagattgttaggtgcaataatcaaaaacaaaaaaaaaaaaaataagcaaaagttattaatatttagctcctttatagtggaagtgatcgattgacgaaacgaacgggcttcccatatctccacaacagcaacaaggcaaaactttggaaaaacagagtgagtcacgtgttcaacacgctgcccttaagacattagcgtccggctacactcaagagtgatgttataacCCTCACAGGACGgctatctccaggataaaacaccagaAAAATGCGGACGTTTAAGAAATCACCATAATATATTTTCCCTTGAGGGTCTCTCTAAAAAATAGAGAATCccttttcccatagattttacaaaaatagtgaatttgtttatataattgacaaatacaacttaagaagaggaacTCCCCAATGTGGGAGTAAAAATCTTATAtggtctcttaaaacaactaaaaagtggaaactccactgggactaataagtttttcattcacaagaaaacaataaattataatttttattaaaattttaaaaagcatattttattaatcgttttccaacagatACAGGGAATCCACAAGAAACAATCATCTAAATTCGTAGCGTCGGCCACAGAGTACTCAGCCCTATCTTCAAGAGGATTGTGACCGAGTCTTCTGGCAAAGCcatatcttgttgttttatttcaATTCTGGCTAGTGCTTTTATTGATGGAAGCTGGAACAAATTGCCCAGCTaagttttgaaaataaatatataaataaataaaaatacatgCAAAGAATTTTAACCAAATAATCAATCCGCTGATTATCTTTTAATTAATCCTCCTGCAGTTCAAACGAATTTGTCCAGAATTTCCTTCCAATGGCCTATTTCTTCCCATTTTGACCATGGACTTTCCGAAATCAGCTGCAAATGCACCAGCATTAGTACTATATTTCCTGACCAATGCATCAGTTGATACACCGTTAAACAAAGCCTGATCCGAGTGTAGTAATCCTCTTTGCTTCACCAAATTTCTAAAGTACTGTGTATCGAATTTGGTAGGTGTAGGATCTAATGGAGAAAGTCTGGTGTCACCGCCGGAGGAAGGGCACATTGGTTTTAGGTTCGCAGCAAATGATGTGTCGATGTTTGAATCATTGTAGATTCGAACTTTGAACTTGGTACACTGAGAGAGTCCTATTGCATGTCCACCCGATAATGCAACTAGATCTGTTTCATCTAAACCTGCATTTTCGAAGTTGGTTTTGAGAGCCGGGAGGTCCATGAAAGGGGCTGGTAAGGCATTGTTGGCATCGGTTCTTCTCGCTGTGGTTGAATCTCTTCGACCTAGTTCTACATTCCATGTCTGTCCTCCTAACTGCAAAAGTAAGTTCAAGAAATGGTAATAAAATCAGTTTTCCATATTTAAAAGAATTGCCTTCTAGTAAGATGCTACAACTTGATGCATGTAATAGTTTTCTTTTACCTGGACAACAGAGTCGCGAGCAGCGACGGCCAAGATATCGGCACAAGATACAACTTGGTAACCACAGACTCTGTCCACCTCTGACTTGATTCTGTCAACTACTTCAAATCCTCTTATTGAATTGTTATTGGCAAGTGCAGTCTTCTCGCCATCAATGGTTGACGTGCTATCAAGAAGAACGGATCCGTCACAACCCTGgtttagattttcaatcaaccGTTAAACAAGAATTTAACATTGCATGGCAACGTACGAGGCTATAGattatcaaatatgtagttaatcTTACATTAACGAAACAATCATGGAAATGAAGTCGAAGCAAAGAAGCACCCATACGACCCTCACGGTTCACCGCATCAGCAACCACTTTCTTAATGGTTGGAAGAGCCTCTGGACAAGCCTTATCATAGAAAGTTGTCGAGAGTGCGTCTGAGGAAATCGCTGCCATTGACACTAAAACAATCGCAAGAAAGAAGTAAAAGAAACCATTAGTACTACGATCAGCCATATTGATCGACTGACTGTGCTCAATAACAAAACTCTAATGCTCTATATCTAAACTGTATAAAATGCTTGTACTTTTTCTCTAGATATCAATTGCTTCTTATAGCTCAACTGGCTCAAGTATTTATAGGGATTTTATGAGCATGCAGCACATATGTTCTTGGAAGATGGTAACAATGGTTTTTCAGTTTCTACCATTTTTTGAACTGGCCGGCCTTCCACAGTGGCTGCGGGTTGCCTATTTTGAAGTAGTTTTCTCTAGATTACGCACAGTGAGGTGAGGATTGTGACCGAGTCTTCTGGCAGTACCATTACTGCCCTAATTTTGTAGTATGCGTCCTACCTGGAGGGGGGAAGTTTGAGGGGGTTTCTAAGCGGGAGTATTTATTACGACGCTGACTTGTAAAATGGATCTCTAGCGAAAAGGTCGTTCTTGTTGCTTAGGCCAAGCATTTAGATTTTGCCATTTTGCTTGGGTATGTAACTTGAATGCAGCCAATTGAAAAGAGGGTTCAGTTGCACCTCACTGTGGAGAGAGGCTTTGCCTAGTCTAATCATTAATGTGTAAATATGAACACTCGTGCCGTTTTCAACAGGCTAAGTGGCAATCTGATGTTTGCATGAACCATTTTATCTGTATCTCATGCTTGTTTGCATAAATCAAATCAGTTTGTGTTAAGGAAATGATATTCGTTAACAATAAATAAATACCTAAACAAAATAATACAGAAGAACAGAATAGTGGAAGCTACCAAAAAAAAATGTGGAAGCCGTAACGAAACTCGCTCCATCCGTTTTTTTATTCTTTCCGGTGTACAATATAtaccttgttttttttcttctctcattGTTATGTCTTCATTACCAGTCTGTCAAAATTGTTTGAAGAACAGCTCAAAATTGTTTGAAAGATCAGCTCAAAAGATTAGCAGTTTTCTAAGGGGCCATGAGTCCTTCGACTGTATAGACAAGTGACTCTGCCCAGTCCTTCTTGAATAGCAATGTTTGTAGTGTCCTCATAACATCGTAATCTGGATCAAGCTTCCGCTGCCATCCCTGAAAGGACAGAAATGCAAACAACAAAAAGTCATAATCATCTCGACTATTATAAACTACGACGCGTGCAGTTTTACATCATGATAAGATCTACAATACTAGAAATTGGTTTAGAATTCCAAAAACCAGAAGCTTGGTTTTCTTAAGAAGGATTCAATTTCAATTGATATCTTCACATTCCAAATTTTTAACATGAAACTTTGCCTAGTGTCGTTTAGTGTATATGTTCCAAGCTGCTGAAGGTTAGACAATTTAGATACAACCCCACAGACGCACAATTGTGACACTCTACAATGACTAAGAATTTTTAGCAACAAGCAGCAATCATCTACCTAAATCATGTGTGAGCTTAGTTAACACTAGCCTATTAATATAGGTAAGCtatcaaatatgatttttttagTTGGTCGCTTGATACCCACCATCAAATGAGCAtgttgaaaacaaaaagaaatcatGGATTGGATTGCAACAACTAAAAGGTGACAAGTAATTACCTCGAGCACCAACATAGTAACCATCACAGTGCAAACATTGCCATCAACATTGACTTTATGACGTCGAACTTGCTCAAGTAAATGATGCATGCAATCGGCAGGGTGGACTATATCACCTTCCGGGGTGCCCCAAAAAGCAAATGACTTTGACACTTCCTGATAAAAAACCATGATGTTTGAGTAGAAGATGTAGATAGCTAAAGAAAACTGCAAACAAGAATTCCTCTTATGCCATTCATTCACAAGATATTAAATAATAAAATCAGGTGATAACAGTTCAGTTAATGTGAGCTTAAAGCCTCGGATTCAAGATCATCACCACAGTACAACAGGCTTGGCAAAACATGATTTAAACCAATAGGATCTCTTACAAAATTCTGTAGGCTTGTACAACCAAGGGTTCACCTATATAAACACCTGAATAGTGTTCTGTAACAaacatttttttaatttcttgaaatcaatattcaccattcaCATCTAATAACCTGAGTATTGGGCATCTACAGATTATTTGGCCTCTCCGTAGTTTCTTAGCAAACTAATGCTGATGCATTTCATTTCAAGAACCTCCAGATAGATAAAGAAGATTATTCTTATCCAAAATGCATATTTAAATCATATAGTGATGGCTGAAGTCATGTGGTAATTACTAGACAGTAGTAGCTAGAAATTAGGTTGGTAGTACTTAACTATGTGAGATATAGTATTTATATAAAAAACCTCACTCAAAATATACGAGGAATTGAATATTAGCAGATCAATTCAACATTCTGAAATAAGGATGAAAAACTTTCACATGATACTAAAAAGTCAACAAGACATTAAGATGACAAACAACACTACAGGCATCAATCAATGTTAAGCTACAAAGATCTGCAACAAGCATGTTACCTCAATGAAGGCTTTTGGGTTCGGACAGTTCTGTTGTTTTGATAACCTCAAGGTGCACTCCGCAGCTGTGCGGCCATCACGAACTGCAACAGCCTTAAAGAACTCCAATAAATTTACTCTATCACTCTTAGAGAGCTCAGCTGTCATCCCAACATCAAGGAAGATAACATGAGGCCTCGATTTAAAGAGCTTCTTACGAGAAGGCTTGCCTTTAGGTACCCGGACAAGGATATTTCCGGGATGCATATCTGCATGGATAAAATTATCCACCTGAAAGATAATTGCACTGATTGTAATGCTAACACAATATAGGAAGAACAAAACAACCATGAAGTTCATTGACTCTGATGATTATCCTTTGTGAATATGACCAACAATACCTATTACCTACCTGCCCAAATGTAACAGATTGCACTAATATGTTTCAGATGTAAGTCATTGTCTGGTCTGTGACGTTTCTTTGCATTGATTCTTGTCGTGCATGAAAATATCATATATGCCATTATTACTTTGATGCAAGAGTAAATGCAGAAATAACTTACCAAAAGCATCTTCAGAAGCGCATGAGTACCAATGTGAGCAAGAGCACTTTTCATTCTTTCATGTCCTACATTCTCATCAACATATGCTGCAACACTTTCTCCATTCTCAAAAGTCTCCACTAAAACAGCAGGATGCACCAGAGGATATAAAGGCTTTGGGAAAGAGACATCTTTCCAATGTCGAAAATTGTAAATAAAACGACTCAATTGTGCTGCTTCTCTTGCAAGATCTACTTGAGACATCATAAAGACAGCAAACTGTTGTACACTTTCATCAAGTCTCAACCACTTCAATGCGGGGATGAAGTTCGAAATTTTGGCGACCACATTAATAATTGCAAAATCTGTTCTAATTGATTCACCAACACCAGGATGTCTAACTTTCACAGCAACCACAATCGGCTTCGACTTTTGACCTGGGTATCGAAATCTCAAAGTAGCTCGATGTATTTGGGCAATACTTCCTGATGCAACAGGTTCCTCCTCAAAATCCTCAAAGATTTCCGGAAGTTTACGACCAAATGCTTTTTCAATAGTTTTTTTAGTGTAGGCAAAGCTATGAGCTGGGGCTTTGGTGTGAAGCTTTGAAAGCTCGGTGCAGAGATCTCTAGGAAAGAGATCAGGTCTTGTAGCTGCCCATTGTCCCCATTTTATAAAAGCTGGACCTGCTTTTTCCAGTGTAACACGTACTATACGAAGCCATACTTTCCTAAAGTTCTCACCCATACAATCCGCAAATGGAGCCATTGCTATGCTTGGTGAAAAAAGAATTGCCAAATACATGCTTCTGAATAATAACATGATTCCGTCAAAGATTGAGAACAAAAATGAGCTCAAATAAAGATGCCCATTTTGCGCATGCATGTAAATACTATTACTTGTTGCAAACTGCTCACTGTGTCCGGCAGCCCAAGTCCTTTGTGTCCATGCTGCATTTCCAAGAACTAGTGCAAAAATGCTAGGAACTATAACGGGTGATCTGGTCAATGCCAAGCTCACAGCACAAGCTATCTTATTTATGGGAGGGAATGAAGGCCCATTGTAAGAACATATCTGATAAAGCCTCTTCCAAGCAACTTGAGCATGATGTGTCACTGTATTATTACTGGTCGAAAGTAGAGAATTTTTTGTGTAACTGCTACAAAAATTTGACTTGGCCTTATAAAATGAATATGAAAGATGTCTTTGACTGCTGTGTTGTGAGTATAATCTAGGAATAGAGGATTGTGAGTATAATCTAGGAATGGAGGAAGATAGTCCAACTGTAACATGAGCCCCATGCTTCTTCGTCACCAAGCAACTGTTTCTTTGCTCTAGAAAGAGGCGCCCAACTCCTCTATTTCTTCCCAGTGTCAAAAACCTGCATTTTTATGGTTGTGCTGTAGAGTTAAAAGATTCTCCAAATCTTAACCTAGTCGATGCAACACTATTTTGTGGTCAGCTAGAAATGCAACATATAAATCCTGTGTTTCATTATTGAATATGCAAATGCGAATGCAACCTAGATGCAGATTGCTCAAACTGATTAAACTAAAGACTTAAACACCTATTATCTTTAACATGAGTTGACACATGTATGAGAACTCTTTAAACAAAGTTAAGCTAAATGTGCATGCTCACAGGCGTATTCAAACAAAAATAGATGAAAATAAGCAAAATCCAAATTGAATTATCAATCTCTAACCACCAATAAAACCTACACAATCTCATATCAGAACAAGTAAATCATATTGTCAGCATTAATAGCATGCCCTAGGGGTGGTGGAACAAAAAGAGGGAAAAAATTGTAAGACAAGGATAAATTACCTGTAAATGGTCATTGATTGATTCTAAGCGTAACGTGTATATCAAGAAGGTGGGGTTTACATACTCTTCTGATGGCATTTTTGATTGCACTCGGAAAATAGAATCATGGTTCTAACTGTAATCATTAGCATTTCCAGCTGCCTATCTTCTTCATTACCTTCAATAATACGAAGAAGAATCTCTGCAGAAACCTAATTGGTAGGAAAGGAGGAGATCTACTGAAGAATGGATAAATGGCTCATCCGTGTCTTTTGTGTTCCCCTTAAACCTAAATGACATACATAAAAAACAATAAGATGCCAGTCAATAATCTGTACGGCTGTGAAGGATCAAATCAAATAAATTCTGGTTCTAAATTCCACATTAAAAACACTTGTGGCTTTCAAATGCAGTTCCGAATTCCATAAACATGAGACAAATTGACAAGCCACAACAATTTTGACTTGAAGCAACTGTGGGGAAGACAAAG encodes:
- the LOC113353546 gene encoding cationic peroxidase 1-like, translating into MADRSTNGFFYFFLAIVLVSMAAISSDALSTTFYDKACPEALPTIKKVVADAVNREGRMGASLLRLHFHDCFVNGCDGSVLLDSTSTIDGEKTALANNNSIRGFEVVDRIKSEVDRVCGYQVVSCADILAVAARDSVVQLGGQTWNVELGRRDSTTARRTDANNALPAPFMDLPALKTNFENAGLDETDLVALSGGHAIGLSQCTKFKVRIYNDSNIDTSFAANLKPMCPSSGGDTRLSPLDPTPTKFDTQYFRNLVKQRGLLHSDQALFNGVSTDALVRKYSTNAGAFAADFGKSMVKMGRNRPLEGNSGQIRLNCRRIN
- the LOC113348061 gene encoding uncharacterized aarF domain-containing protein kinase 2-like, with the protein product MTIYRFLTLGRNRGVGRLFLEQRNSCLVTKKHGAHVTVGLSSSIPRLYSQSSIPRLYSQHSSQRHLSYSFYKAKSNFCSSYTKNSLLSTSNNTVTHHAQVAWKRLYQICSYNGPSFPPINKIACAVSLALTRSPVIVPSIFALVLGNAAWTQRTWAAGHSEQFATSNSIYMHAQNGHLYLSSFLFSIFDGIMLLFRSMYLAILFSPSIAMAPFADCMGENFRKVWLRIVRVTLEKAGPAFIKWGQWAATRPDLFPRDLCTELSKLHTKAPAHSFAYTKKTIEKAFGRKLPEIFEDFEEEPVASGSIAQIHRATLRFRYPGQKSKPIVVAVKVRHPGVGESIRTDFAIINVVAKISNFIPALKWLRLDESVQQFAVFMMSQVDLAREAAQLSRFIYNFRHWKDVSFPKPLYPLVHPAVLVETFENGESVAAYVDENVGHERMKSALAHIGTHALLKMLLVDNFIHADMHPGNILVRVPKGKPSRKKLFKSRPHVIFLDVGMTAELSKSDRVNLLEFFKAVAVRDGRTAAECTLRLSKQQNCPNPKAFIEEVSKSFAFWGTPEGDIVHPADCMHHLLEQVRRHKVNVDGNVCTVMVTMLVLEGWQRKLDPDYDVMRTLQTLLFKKDWAESLVYTVEGLMAP